One window of Triticum dicoccoides isolate Atlit2015 ecotype Zavitan chromosome 5A, WEW_v2.0, whole genome shotgun sequence genomic DNA carries:
- the LOC119302901 gene encoding cyclic nucleotide-gated ion channel 17-like, translating into MFGSRVQDGVEMQQRRTTNRIFPDERQDQSKMPFQAGRVDRFAANRIDPKTLEKLKLMNEGNVPWHSRILDPRSSVLLTWNRVYLVACLFALFIDPFFYYLPFVRVMDQSTGVSCVAEDQRLRNTMTVLRTLADLFYVLNIAIKFHTAYVDPKSRVLGKGELIVDLKKIQRRYVRSDLCIDILAAIPLPQVTVWLIMPGIKRSDYNIQNTTYALIILVQYVLRMYLVVPLSNQIIKAAGVVAKSAWGGAAYNLLLYMLASHITGAIYYLLSIERQITCWNQQCLAESNNASCNIGFISCENTGSRSYLEWQSKTQIFNNCDATADPPKFNYGMFSSALTKGAVSTSFQEKYFYCLWWGLLQLSSSGNPLQTSAFIVENIFAIAIGAISLILFAQLIGKMQTYLQSVSKRLEEWRLRQRDMEEWMRHHRLPPDLQERVQRFVQVKWLATRGVEEESILQALPADIRRDVQRHLCLDLVRRVPFFAEMDDQLLDAICERLVSFLCPEGTYISREGDPVSEMLFIIRGKLESSTTNGGRSNFFNSILLRPGEFAGEELLTWALLPKTNIHFPLSTRTVRSLTEVEAFALRAEDLKFVANQFRRLHSKKLQHTFRFYSHHWRTWGACFIQAAWRQHQRRKLSESLSRWESYSWWSEEHPAADKPKQEGTSRTAAEMHKFGSASRRFRADDTMIRRLQKPDEPDFSADHFD; encoded by the exons aTGTTTGGGTCCCGGGTCCAGGATGGGGTGGAGATGCAGCAGCGGCGGACGACCAACAG GATCTTTCCCGATGAGAGGCAGGATCAATCCAAGATGCCGTTTCAAGCCGGACGGGTCGACAGATTCGCTGCCAACAGGATAGACCCAAAGACCCTCGAGAAGCTCAAATTGATGAATGAGGGCAACGTGCCATGGCACAGCCGCATCCTCGACCCCAGAAGCAGCGTGCTGCTGACATGGAACAGGGTGTACCTGGTGGCCTGTCTCTTCGCGCTCTTCATCGACCCTTTCTTCTACTACCTGCCATTTGTCAGAGTCATGGACCAAAGCACTGGTGTTTCGTGTGTTGCTGAGGACCAACGATTGAGAAATACTATGACCGTTCTGCGGACACTCGCTGACTTGTTTTATGTGCTCAACATTGCGATAAAGTTCCATACTGCATATGTAGACCCAAAGTCCAGAGTCCTAGGGAAGGGAGAGCTTATTGTGGATCTAAAGAAGATTCAAAGAAGATACGTCAGATCAGATCTCTGTATAGACATACTTGCAGCCATACCACTTCCACAG GTTACTGTTTGGTTAATCATGCCTGGGATTAAACGCTCAGATTATAACATCCAAAACACTACATATGCTCTTATTATTTTGGTTCAGTATGTCTTAAGAATGTATCTCGTTGTACCtttaagcaatcaaatcatcaaagCTGCCGGAGTAGTTGCAAAGTCAGCCTGGGGAGGAGCAGCATACAATCTTCTGCTCTACATGCTTGCAAGTCAT ATTACCGGGGCAATATACTATCTTCTCTCCATTGAACGGCAGATTACATGTTGGAATCAGCAGTGCCTTGCTGAGTCGAACAATGCGTCTTGTAACATTGGGTTTATAAGTTGCGAGAATACTGGTTCGAGGAGTTATCTTGAGTGGCAAAGTAAAACGCAGATATTTAACAACTGTGATGCCACTGCTGATCCTCCAAAATTTAATTACGGAATGTTCTCGAGTGCATTGACTAAGGGTGCTGTCTCAACTTCATTCCAAGAGAAGTACTTCTATTGTCTGTGGTGGGGCTTGTTGCAACTTAG TTCAAGCGGAAATCCTCTTCAAACAAGTGCATTCATCGTAGAGAACATATTTGCTATTGCAATTGGAGCTATCAGTCTCATACTCTTTGCTCAGCTGATTGGTAAAATGCAG ACATACTTGCAGTCTGTTAGCAAAAGGCTTGAAGAGTGGAGGTTGAGGCAACGGGACATGGAGGAGTGGATGAGACATCACCGGCTCCCACCCGACCTTCAAGAACGCGTCCAGCGGTTTGTTCAAGTTAAATGGCTTGCAACGCGTGGAGTGGAAGAGGAATCCATCTTGCAAGCTTTGCCTGCTGATATACGTCGGGATGTACAGCGCCATCTTTGTTTGGATCTTGTTCGACGT GTCCCTTTCTTCGCTGAGATGGACGACCAACTCCTGGACGCCATCTGCGAGCGGCTGGTGTCGTTCCTGTGCCCGGAGGGCACATACATTTCTCGCGAGGGCGATCCTGTGAGCGAGATGCTCTTCATAATCCGCGGCAAGCTGGAGAGCTCCACGACCAACGGAGGCCGGAGCAACTTCTTCAACTCCATCCTCCTACGACCTGGTGAATTCGCCGGTGAGGAGCTGCTCACCTGGGCCCTGCTGCCAAAGACCAACATCCACTTCCCGCTCTCCACAAGGACCGTCCGGAGCCTGACGGAGGTGGAGGCCTTCGCGCTGCGTGCCGAGGACCTCAAGTTCGTGGCGAACCAGTTCCGGAGGCTCCACAGCAAGAAGCTCCAGCACACGTTCCGGTTCTACTCCCACCACTGGAGGACGTGGGGCGCCTGCTTCATCCAGGCGGCGTGGCGGCAGCACCAGCGGAGGAAGCTGTCGGAGAGCCTGAGCCGGTGGGAGTCCTACTCGTGGTGGTCGGAGGAGCACCCGGCCGCCGATAAGCCTAAGCAGGAGGGCACCTCGAGGACCGCCGCCGAGATGCACAAGTTTGGCTCCGCGTCCAGGAGGTTCCGCGCCGACGACACCATGATCCGCAGGCTGCAGAAGCCCGACGAGCCTGATTTCTCCGCCGACCATTTCGACTGA